In the genome of Sporocytophaga myxococcoides DSM 11118, the window TTTGTATATCGGTCCCAAAAAATACTGTAAAGTTTATATCAAAAGGTGAGTTTGACCATCTGAAAGCCTTTTACAGAGCTTTAGCCTGGAATCTGACACACTTGAATGTAAGTGAAACAGAAAGCTTTGAATTAACTGAATCGATTGCCTAAATTTTCTTCAACCAACACAGCATATGACCACAACTGCAAGTACACTTAGAGCCCAATTTTCACAATTAAAAGAAAAGAACAAAGACAATTCTCTTCTTGAGATTACACAGGAAATCATAGGTGCTGGCTGGAGACTAGTGTCTGCTAAGTTTTATTTAAGAAATTGCAATAAAATAGGCGCCATGGTCTCAACTAATGGTAAGCCTATTATCAAAAACAAAGGTTTTATTTCTTTGGGAGATAAGGTTAGAATCTGGTCTAACTTTAACCCTACTCAAATATATGTGCATAAAGGAGCTAAATTTATTGTAGGTTCTAATTCCAGAATCAATGGAGTTCATATAACTGTAAAAAGTGAAGTTACAATCGGGAAAAATGTCCGTATTGCCCCTTATGTACTTATTCTTGACAGTGACTTTCACAGTGCCACTGATCATTTTTCTGATGGCAAAACTTCGTCCGTTTCTATTGGCGACAATGTGTGGATTGCCACAAAATCTATGATTTTAAAAGGTGTTACAGTTGGTGAAGGCGCTGTTATAGCAGCCGGATCAGTTGTAACCAAAGATGTACCTCCATATACTGTAGTGGCAGGGGTTCCAGCTAAGGTGATCAAAAAACTTCACCATTAATCGTACTTCTCCTTTTTCTTAAATGAAAAAAATAAAATTATTTCTGATATTCAGTTTTCTTACAGCCATTATTTCCTTGACAGGGGTTTATAGTTATTATGCTCTTAGTCAGGAAACAAAAACAATGGATGCATCTGCGAGAAAAGGAGTTGGAGGTAAGTTCATCAGATTATCTAAAGGAATAACGAGATACAACCTGGAAGGCCCGGATACAGCTAAAACAATAATCCTTCTTCATGGCGGAAGTGTTATAGGTGATTATGTGTGGGAGAAAAATTATAAGGCCCTTATTGACTCGGGCTTCAGAGTGTTAAAATTTGATATGTATGGAAGAGGGTACTCTGACAGGGTAAATGAAGCTCAGACGCTTGATTTATTCGTATCTCAGATCAACGAATTAACAGATTCTCTGAAGCTATCCGGACCTTTTGAAATCATTGGGGTTTCTATGGGGGGAAGTATAGCGACAGGGTTTGCCGATAAGTATCCGGAAAAAACAGAAAAGCTTGTCCTGATATCTCCAATCGCTGTAAATCCTGGTAAAAAAAGATGGTACATAGACAATCCTGTATTAGGAAATTTTCTTGTTAGTGTATATTGGTATCCGAGATGTGTAAAAAAGCAAATGGGTGAGTTTTTTGATGGAAAAAAGCTGGCTGAATATGAATCTCATTTAAAATACCTTTCAGAATATAAAGGTGTAAAAGCCGACACCAGGTCAGCTTGGTCAAATATTCTAGCTGAAGATCTTACTCCAGCTATTGAAAGACTTGCGGAAAGAAATAAAAAAGTACTATTGATTTGGGGAAAACAAGACCCTGTAGTTCCAATAGCAGCAAGCGAAAAATACAAAAAAATACTTCCTTCAATAAACTTTCAGGAAGTAGATCAGGCCGGACATATATCCAATTATGAAAAGCCTGATGTTGTAAATGCAGCAATAGCAGGATTTCTGAAGGACTAACCTCCACCTGCCCTGTCGCCTTTGGTTTTTAAAAAAGTATTTAAAGATTCAGGCGTTCCTAAGTCCCACATTTCAGAAGCTTCAGAAATCATTACTTTATAACCATTGTTGATCAGCTTTTGATAAAGGGGAATTACATAATACTCTCCTTTTGTTTTTTCCTTATTGTTGACTATCTCTTCAGCCATCTCTACAAATTCCTTTCCACTGGAAAAATAGTAGATTCCTGTACTTGCATGATCAGATATTCTTTCTTTTTCTGCAACCAAATCAACAAAACCATCTTTGTTTAATCTGGCAAAACTCCATCTGTCACCAGGCATATCCGCAACAGAGATAATCCCCTTACACCCTTCTCTCTTGCGTCCAATTTCTTTTCCAATTTCTGAAATAACGATGGTATCAGAACTGATGATAAGAATATCTTCATCATTATTGATTAAATCCCTTGCTGCAAGCACTGTGCACAGCTGTCCTTCGGTTACATCATTAATCAGAACTAAACTAGTTTTAGCAGGAGCAAATTCAGAGATCAACTCAGTAAGTTTATAAATTTCCTCATGTTCCCTCAAAGCAATAACAATCAATTCAGAACAATCAATTCCTTCAATGCTTTGCATAGCCCAGGCAAACATAGGTTTACCTTCAACAGGGATAAAAGGTTTTGGCACATTGTACCCGCTGCCATTGAAGCGGGAACCACGACCTGCCATTGGTAAAATTACTTTCATCTTTCCTTAGCAATTTCGTTGATTAAAGGCTGTGTTACGGTATCCCAACCTGAAAACCTTAAAGCTCTATCGTCAATGTATACATGGCCATTAGGCTTTCCGAAAAATATTTCATCATAAACAATTCCATGCTCCTCTAACCAATCAAGAGTTATTTTACCAACGTTTTTCATTACCTTACCTACATTGCTTTCGCAGGTTGCCATATTTCTTGCGGTATTGATAATAATATAATGGCCGGCATCTTTCAATTCCTTAATTCTCTCTTTAGCCCCATCAAATGGCTTAAGGTCAGCATAAGATTCTCCCTTTTCCTTGATCGGACAAATAGTTCCGTCAAGATCTATCACTATTCTCATAAAGCAGATATTTTAGTTTCTTTTTTTAAGGTGGCTACTTCATTCAGTAAAGCAAGCCCTCTTAAATACATCAGTTTCTGACGTTCAGGTTTGTCTTTATGAAGAGGAAGCATGGAGATAAACAGAAGTCCTTCTATGAGTTTTATATCTTCCAGTTTATATCCGTTTTCTACTATTAATTTATCAAAAATATTTTCTAGTCTCAAAGATGTTTCGGAAGCAAGAATCGCAGTTTCAAAAACACCTTCACTAACTTCCTGTACTGTGAACAGATCAGATACGATATAATCATATAGGCCGCAAATACTGTGTCTTAACTTTGCTATATCATATCTTGAATCTCCGAAAATTCCTTTCTTCCCAAAGCTTCCTCTCGGATCAATCAGTCTTGTAATCTGTGTATTAATATCAAAAAGAATGTTAGAGAAGCAATAGTCTCCATGAATTACAGTAATATTCGCATGATCGATCAATTCCTCAATTGCATCTGACAATGTTGCGATCAATTCAAATGCATTTATTAATTTCTTTCCATTCCAGACAATAAATTCCTTCGACAAAAGATTATTCCAGTAACTATTAAGCGCCTTCTGGGTATCCAGTCTTTCAAGGGTTTTGCCTTTGTAAATTTTACTTACATCAGATCTATTCAACTCGCCTTTGTACTCTCTGAATTTACCATGTATACTAAACAATTTATTAAGAATAGATCTCCAGGTTTCTATATGAATATCTGCATACAGAAATAACTCTGACAAAGTCGAATATCCATAGTATTCCTGAACAATCTTAATGGTTTCATCTGTATGACTGTGATTGATAATGCGAGGCGTAAGTACCTTTAACTCGTCCGGAATCTGAAAATACCAGTTCAGTTCATCTCTTAGCTTTTCGTTGTAAGTGCTGTTTTTGGTAATAGTATTCAATACACCATCAATAGTCAGTGAATTAAAAAAACGCCCCTGCAGAAGTCTTTGTCTTGAGGAAACCAAATTATCAATATTGCCAAAGTCATACCAATGCTTAGCTTTAATAGCCTGAAGACTATGCTTTTCGCCATACAATCTCAAGACATCACTAAGTTGCTTTTTCCCATCGGAAAGCGCTTTAACTAGTACCTTTCTCAAATATTGGCCGCTCTGAAAGTTATAATATCCGCACAATGCAAAATTAGGTGCAGGTACATCCTCTTTTTTATCTATGTAATCAATTATTTTTCCTTCTTTATCAATACTTGCAAGACACCATCGATGAGACTCTTTTACTTCGTGAACATATACATAATCCCCTTTTTCTTTATAGGAATCATAAATCAAGGTATCGCCAAGGATAACTTTTACCTCTCCGTCTGTAGCCGCCAAATCTAATCCTGCGCGAAGGGAATCCAATATATTGCCATTGAAAAGAAGCGGTACTTGTGTAATTTTCATTCTCTTCCTATAAGAGTTGATTAAAAAATCACAAAGTTGAAAATCCGTTGCCTTCCTTGTTATAATTACTTCATTTATTCCTTCAGAAAGAAGATCATCGAGAATCCAGCCAATGACGGGCTTGCCATTAACAGGTATCATTGCATGTGACTGATTTGTATTGATGGGAAGATTTAAAAAATCAATAGATCCGCCACACAAAATGATAGTTTTATTCTGTTGCATATTAAACTCTTATTATCCCCTAGGTCTTAACGATTTAACAGCTAAAAAAGATTTAGTTAGTCCCGAAGCATTATCTTTAATCCGGTTGAATAATACCTCTAAATAAAGCTGGTAAGGGGAGCTTCCAGCTTTATACCTTATTGTAAAAATATAAAATAAAAAGTAGAAAAACTGTATAATTTCATAATAAATATTAACCTGATAGCTCAATTTTTAAAGCATGAAAAACAGTTCTCATTTTATTATTTTTTTAGAGATGCATTTTTAAACACCGAATATGCAAAGGTTACAACCAGTGTTGCTTAAATCTTACACTTTAAATTCTTTTTTTAAAACTGGTAAGATATAAATGCAGATATATTAAAAGGCAACTATTGATAATAAAAAGACGGCCGACATCTTTTTACTCTCTAATATTTAAAATATCGAGTTGAAAAGGTTTCGCTATTAAACTATTCTCTTCTCAAAAAATAATACTAACTAAACAAAAAAATATTCCAAGATCTTAAATATTAATATATACCAAATAAAAGATTCTACCTAACCATCAACACATGGTTTAACTTTGAATTTTACTTTTCACACTACCAACTTTTAAAATATAAAATTTTAATTTACAGTCTTTTAATTCGTAACACTCTTGAACCTATCCTTTATCATTACAATTGCAGATTTATAAATATCAATTAATTAAATTTGACTTTTCACAGAAACCTCACACATGTAATGTAATTCTCGTATAAGCCTGTTATTGAAAAGATAAAACAAAAGTAATATCTTTAAGTCAATGTAATTAATTGAATAAAAAATATAAAAATATAAACCCTTTATAGAGGAAGTGTTTATAATTAGCTCCAATTGTTTGATCCTCCTATTTCTATAGCACTTTTAAAATATGAAATTTCAAGCTTCATTAATATTATTAATATGCACTCTGCTAAGCATATTTGATTCCTTATCTGCTCAGGATTGCGGATGTGATTTCACTTTACAAGCCAACGGTAAAGTACTAAGCAAAGGAGGTGTAGAAATTACACTAACCAACGCCTGGACAATTAATGCAATTGATATAAAAATAAAACCTGGAAATGTATTCTGCTTTAAGAATATCCAATATTCCAAGGGGATTATCATATCAAATTTTGCAGGCACTGAAAGTCAGCCCATCATCATCAAAAACTGTGGAGGACAAACAGTAATAGATACAAGGGAATACGGTGTTATTTTTCGTAACTCAAAGCACTTTAAATTCCTTGGCAACGGCGATCCATCTGTTAAATATGGCTTTAAAGTTACAGCAAGAAACAAAAACAATTTTTTTCTGGATGCAAAAGACTTCACCACGAATTTTGAAATTGCTTATATTGAAGTAGCCGGTGCAAGTATGAACCCTACATCCGATACTGCAGGATTTGCGGGCATTGGAGCAAAAACAAATCCATTATGTGATGGATCTGCAGAAAGAGGTGTATGGACTATGTACAACCCCATCATCCATGATAATTATATACACAATACTGGAGGCGAAGGTATCTATATGGGATATGGATGGTACAAGGAAAAATCTATGACCTGTCCTTGTGAAAACGATCCCTCCACTTCATGCACCATTTTAGTACATTCCCATTCAATCGTTGGCGCAAGAGTTTATAACAATATCACTGAGAATACTGGATTTGACGGTATTCAGATCAAAAATACGGATCAGGACTGTGAGGTTTATAATAATATTATAAGAAATTATGGTCTGCGAAATGAAGAATCGCAGAATGAAGGGCTTCTACTTGGAGAAGGAACCACCGGAAAAGCCTATAACAACTGGATAGAAAATGGTACCGGCAATGGTATCCAAAACCACGCTATGGGTAATCAGGATATCTTTAACAATGTAGTGATCAACCCTCAGGAGTATGGCTTTGTGTGCTGGGATGGCCCTGCTGTGGTAAGGGTTGGTTATTATAATTTCTTTAACAACACAATAATTAATGCCGGATTAGACGGTTTTAATTTTTTCGGACCAGGAGGCGGACCAAAAAGGGTGTACAATAACATCATTGCAAAGGTTGGTGCTGGTAGAAATCTGCTAAAGAGGGCTGGTGAGGTCGTCTTATTCGAAGAATCCAATAATTATCTCACTAACAATATTGAAGATGTAAAATTTATAAGTGCTACAGCTCCGTATAACATCCATCTGCAATCTATCTCCCCTGCAATTGACAAAGGGAAAGACTTGACTTCATTTGGCATTACTAAAGATTTTGATCTTGCTCCCAGACCTTCAGGTGTTGCATTTGACATAGGCGCTTTTGAATTCGGGAACATCCCTCCTATCGTGAAAATCACGCAGCCATTGAATAACGCTGTTTTTGCACCTGGTTCTATAATATCAATAAAAGCAGATGCAAGTGATCCGGACGGTTTAGTATCCAAAGTAGAATTCTATAATGGCACAACGAAACTAGGTGAAGACCTAACTTCCCCTTATAGTATTGACTGGTCGGCCTCAATGGAAGGTACATATACAATCAAAGTAATAGCAACAGACAATGGAGGCAGTACTGCTTCTTCTACAATTACAATTGTAGTTAAAAATGCATTGCCTGCGATAACTATAACCAAACCATTAAATAATAGTAGCACAGCCGCTGGTAAAGCAATTAATATCGAAGCAAATGCAACAGATAGCGATGGATCAGTCACTAAAGTTGAATTTTACTATACAATAAATAATAAAGACACAATACTGATAGGATCGTCAATTGCAAGTCCATATCAGGTATCCTGGACTCCCCTAACTACCGGGACTTATAAAATCATTGTTAAAGCTACAGACAATAATGGAGGTATTTCCAAAGCTGCTATCACAGTCACTGTTACAAATACTTTACCAACCATTAGCATCGTTGCTCCTACTAATAATAGTTCTTTTCCTTTTGCTTCAGATGTGGAATTTAAGGTTAATGCCATGGATGCAGATGGCACTATTACTAAAGTCGAATACTTTAATGGCCTTACAAAAATAGGAGAATCAACAACTGCGTCATTTTCTTTTATCTGGAAAAATATTCCTTTAGGAACTTACACCATTACTGCAAAAGCTACTGATAATATAGGTGCTACAGCGACATCACTTCCAATTCAATTTTCAATTACCAATACTCCTCCTGTTGTAAATATAATTGCACCTCTAAACAATGCAAAGTTTTCTCCAGGACCAAATATAACCTTGGAAGCCACTGCTACCGATGAAGATGGAATTGTTACTAAAGTTGAGTTTTTCTATAACAACACCAACCTGCTTGGCTCTGACAATACAGTTCCATATAGTATTAATTGGAATAATGTTCCTGAAGGGAGCTATACTATAACAGCAAGGGCTACAGACAATGCAGGAGCTATTTCAACGAAGACTATTAATATTACAGTAGTAAACAACCTTCCGACTGTAAAGATCACTTCACCAGCCAACTTATCTGTATATGAAACGGATGCGGATATTGAAATCACTGCAGAGGCTTTAGACATTGACGGCTCGATCAGTAAGGTTGTTTTTTATAATGGAACAACTATACTAGGAGAAGATCTAAACGGTCCTTATTCATATATATGGGAAAATGTTCAGAATGGCACTTACAGCATTTCAGCTGTTGCTTATGACAATCTTGGAAAACAAAACGTATCTGCGGCTATTAAGATTATAGTCAATGTTACGACCAATATTCCTCCTGAAGTTACGATTATAAATCCTGTAGATAACCAAACATTAACTCCAGGAGACATTAATTTTGAAGTTAATGCAACTGACGTAGATGGAAATGTTGTTTTAGTAGAATTATTCAATGGTAGTTCAAAGATTGGAGAAAGCACGTCTTTACCATATACTTTCAATTGGACAAATTTAACTGAAGGAGTTTATGTAATTACAGCAAAAGCTACAGATAACGACAATGAAACTAATACATCTGCTCCGATAACCATAACTATTTACAATGCTCCTCCTGTAGTTACAATCATCTCTCCTGCAAATAATCAAGCATTTGATTCAGATGATCAGGTATTAATCAATACGACTATAGCAGATACCGATGGAAATATCAGTAAAGTGGAGTTTTTCCTTAATGATGCTCTTATAGGATCTGCTACCACTGCTCCATATAATCTTGCATTAAATAAACTTCCCTCTGGCACATATAACATAACAGTTAAAGCAACTGATAACTTAAGCAAAGAAGACTCTGAAACTATTCAGATTACAGTAAGTAATAAACTTCCTTCTATTTCTATAACTACACCTGTCAGTGGGACAACATTCAACTTTTCTGAACCAATCGTTTTAAATGTAAATGCTAATGATCCTGATGGTTCAATAAAAAATGTAGAATATTATATTAACGGAGTCCTCACAACAACACGCTCATATCCTGACTTCTCATTTACATGGGCCGATGCTCTAATTGGAGATTATGAGATTGTAGCATTTGCAACAGACAATAATGGAGCCAAAGTTGCATCTGTTCCTATACTAATTTCAGTAGGCAAGAGACCAGTTACTGTATCTCTGATTTCACCTGAGATAAACAGTACTTATGAATTTGGCTCTGCCATTGACTTTTCTGCAAATGTGACTGATCCGGATAATGCTGTTGTAAAAATTGAGTTCTATGCAAATAATATTAAAATCGGTGAAAGCCCTGCTCCCGAATATCAATATACTTGGAGCAATTCGACTTCAGGTAATTTTGAAGTTTATGCAGTGGTTTTAGAAGGTACTGGAAAAAGGGACACTTCTAATAAAGTTGTGATCAATATTAACAATCCGAATAAATTACCTGTAATCACCATCACTTCACCTGGCTCAAACACTACTTACTCCTACTGTTCTGATATACAGCTGGCAGCAGCTTCAACTGATGAAGATGGTATTGTTACTAAAGTTGAATTTTCTGTTAATGATCAGGTGATTGGCACAGATTTATCAGCACCATATACAATAACTGTGAGAAATCTTGATCCAGGATCAAATACTATTACAGCTACGGCCTATGATAATAAGGGAGGAGAAAGCAACTCAAGCATTTCGATATCTGTTATTGAAACTCCAGTAGTGACATTTGATATCCAATCTGGAAAAGATACTTTTAAATCAGGCAGTGGAATTACTATACAAACCACAACCCTGGACTCTGTATACTTTCTGAATACATCAGATCTCAATCCTTTACAAGTAAAGGCTTTCGAATGGTCTTTAAGTGATGGAACAACATCAGAAGAAAAATTCCTGGCTCATAATTTTATTCAGGGTGGACTTTATAAAGCTGTACTAATTCTTACCGATATAAATGGTTGCGAAATATCCCAGGAGGTGCAAGTCCTGGTGAAAGATACCGCTTTGCAGGCACGGGAATCCTATTGGGTGCCAAATGCATTAAGTCCTTATGAAACCAATCCTGAAAATAAAGTCATAAAGGTTTACGGAAAATTGGCACCGGAAGACTTTAGCTTTACCATATATAGCAGATGGGGACAAGTTCTTTACTCCACAACTAATTTGGCCGAGGCCAAAAATATTGGTTGGGATGGAGATAACGCCCCAATGGACACATATACCTATGTCTTGAAAGGAAAAGAAGATAATGGAAACAAAGTTGAAAAGTCTGGTACTATTACATTAATCAGGTAGAATAATGAAATTTAAATTAAGCATAAGCATATTATTTATTGCGACAGTATTATTCACCAGAATCAGTAAAGCTCAGGATGCTCAATTTTCCCAATTTTATCCTGCAGCATTATATCTCAATCCTGCTCTTTCTGCTACATATACTGGATTTTCCGTTTCCATGAATCACAGAGTTCAATGGAAAAATATTGGAACTCCTTATTCTACAAGTCAAGTATCCATCATAAATCCATTTTTCAGACCTGGTAAAACACGAAGTCCATATGGAGCGATTGGTCTGACTGTCAATAATGATAAAACCGGAGACGGAATTCTAAAAACGGTTGGAGCTAGTGTCAATGGATCGTACGACCTTCCACTCGCATCATTGCATCATGTACTTTTCGGAGCACAGATAGGATTTATTCAAAAAAGCGTTAATTATGACCAGCTGCAGTGGGGGAGCCAATATAGTCCGGAAGGAATTGATCCCAACGCCCACTTAGATGTTAACCTTAGAAACCATACAAGTATGAGACCAGATCTGACTGGAGGCATAATGTATTATTTTAATCCGTTAAGAAATTATGGACGAAGAGGTGCCTACTTCAGCTCCTTTGCCGGGATGTCAGTTTATCACTTTAACAGACCTAAATCAGGACTATATGAAGCCTCGGACGAAAGACTGCCTGTCCTTTATAAAATCAATGCAGGTCTGGAAACTAAATTAAAAGACAGGGTTTATATCCTTCCTAATACAATTATTCAATTACAAGAACGCTTCAGACAAATTAATTTAGGATTAAGTCTTCATTATTACCTTCTTGACGAAAAATTTTATTACAAACCTGCTTCGAAACCACTTGTCCCCAACGAGATTAGGTTCGGAATGTGGTATAGAATAAAGGATTCTTTTATATTTACAGTAAGTTTTGGTAATAACTATTATTCGATGGGATTAAGCTATGATCTTAATTCCTCTTCGCTTACCAGAAACTATAGAGGAACAGGGGCGTATGAACTTTCATTAATAGTTACACCATTCAAACCCAAAAAAAGAATTTTCAATATTCCCAAGATATAAACAATGTTAGAGTCCAGATTTACAGAAAGACAACTTTTCTTCATTGAATTTTTCTTTATCATAGCTTTTTCAATATTTCCATTATTTTTCACGCTGCCATTCAGAGATAATTTATATCTAACTTGGGAAGGCTCATATAGGCTTTATTTGGGACAGGTCCCATTTAAAGACTTCGGAATGCCTTTAGGTTTTGGCTTCTTTATATTCCCAACTATCTTTTTTAAAATCTTTGGCCCGTTTCTGTCATCTTTGTTGAAAGCACAATTTTTAATCAATGTCCTTTCACTTCTGTCATTTAGAACTATATTAAAAACACTTGGCGTTAAACCTGCGGTAATTCTCTTTTCCACGCTGGTTTTCTGCTTCTCTTATACATTTATATTTTTCTGGCCATGGTATAACAATACGGCTTTTGTATTCGAATTATTTGCTATCCAATTTATACTTCATTATATCTTTCAGGAAAAAAGTAAATTCAGAATTGGTTACCTGGTTTTCGCATCCATCTTTACATTCCTTTCATTCTTTACCAAGCAGGACTACGGCGGGTTGGCTTTCTTCTTTTGCCTTGCATTAATTATTCTAGATCTTTTCTACGAAAGGAAAATTGTACCAATCTTTATCTATGTTGGTACAACCTTTCTGACAGGATTTATTGTAATAAAACCCTTTCTCAAATACGGATTCGGATATTGGTTCAACTATGGTCAACCTCCTCATCAGTCAAGATTAAAAGCCATAAACTTTCTAAATTCACTACTTGGTGAATCCAATTGGGAGAAATTCTATATTGTTATTTTTATAATAATCATTCTTTATAAACTTAAAGATGTATCTGCTTTTCTGAAGGATAAAAAGGCTGTATTCTTTACCCTTATTATAATTGGTATAATCGCAGAGACATTAATTACTAAAGTTACAAGCAGACTACCGTCAGATACAACTACTTACTTTCATGCATTTGCATTTGCATTTTTTCTCACAAATATTAATCTGAATATAGCATTCGAAAAAGCCACTGTACTACCGATATTCATTCTGTTCGTATTCCTGTGGTGGTCAGCAATGTTTTGGAAATATGCGGGAAGAATGTTAAAAATATCTGAAGGAAATGTTGTTGGAGTAAAAGACGAGAAAAAAGTAGATAGTGGTCCTTGGGTACTTACGGGATTAAAATCCTTTGGAAAGGTTTCTATGCCTGAAAAGACTGTTGAAGGCCTTCATAAAATTCTAAAAATGGATTTCGGAAAAAAAGGACGAGACTTAAAGGTCCTTAACATGTCTGAACTTACTCCATTATCCTATGAGCTAAAATATACACCGGTGACAAATCTTCCCCTATGGTACCATCTAAACATAGGTATGTTTGACAAACAAGTCAATGAAGTGAATCAACGAATTTTAAATAATGAATTTGATCTTATTTTATTTGAGGAAGTACCATCGCTTGACAATTTTTATCCTGAAAAAACAAGAGATATACTTCGTATTAAATATAAATTGATTGACACCTTCCCTTCTCCAAGAAAAGAAGGCGATTCATTTATTGAAGTTTAC includes:
- a CDS encoding Ig-like domain-containing protein codes for the protein MKFQASLILLICTLLSIFDSLSAQDCGCDFTLQANGKVLSKGGVEITLTNAWTINAIDIKIKPGNVFCFKNIQYSKGIIISNFAGTESQPIIIKNCGGQTVIDTREYGVIFRNSKHFKFLGNGDPSVKYGFKVTARNKNNFFLDAKDFTTNFEIAYIEVAGASMNPTSDTAGFAGIGAKTNPLCDGSAERGVWTMYNPIIHDNYIHNTGGEGIYMGYGWYKEKSMTCPCENDPSTSCTILVHSHSIVGARVYNNITENTGFDGIQIKNTDQDCEVYNNIIRNYGLRNEESQNEGLLLGEGTTGKAYNNWIENGTGNGIQNHAMGNQDIFNNVVINPQEYGFVCWDGPAVVRVGYYNFFNNTIINAGLDGFNFFGPGGGPKRVYNNIIAKVGAGRNLLKRAGEVVLFEESNNYLTNNIEDVKFISATAPYNIHLQSISPAIDKGKDLTSFGITKDFDLAPRPSGVAFDIGAFEFGNIPPIVKITQPLNNAVFAPGSIISIKADASDPDGLVSKVEFYNGTTKLGEDLTSPYSIDWSASMEGTYTIKVIATDNGGSTASSTITIVVKNALPAITITKPLNNSSTAAGKAINIEANATDSDGSVTKVEFYYTINNKDTILIGSSIASPYQVSWTPLTTGTYKIIVKATDNNGGISKAAITVTVTNTLPTISIVAPTNNSSFPFASDVEFKVNAMDADGTITKVEYFNGLTKIGESTTASFSFIWKNIPLGTYTITAKATDNIGATATSLPIQFSITNTPPVVNIIAPLNNAKFSPGPNITLEATATDEDGIVTKVEFFYNNTNLLGSDNTVPYSINWNNVPEGSYTITARATDNAGAISTKTINITVVNNLPTVKITSPANLSVYETDADIEITAEALDIDGSISKVVFYNGTTILGEDLNGPYSYIWENVQNGTYSISAVAYDNLGKQNVSAAIKIIVNVTTNIPPEVTIINPVDNQTLTPGDINFEVNATDVDGNVVLVELFNGSSKIGESTSLPYTFNWTNLTEGVYVITAKATDNDNETNTSAPITITIYNAPPVVTIISPANNQAFDSDDQVLINTTIADTDGNISKVEFFLNDALIGSATTAPYNLALNKLPSGTYNITVKATDNLSKEDSETIQITVSNKLPSISITTPVSGTTFNFSEPIVLNVNANDPDGSIKNVEYYINGVLTTTRSYPDFSFTWADALIGDYEIVAFATDNNGAKVASVPILISVGKRPVTVSLISPEINSTYEFGSAIDFSANVTDPDNAVVKIEFYANNIKIGESPAPEYQYTWSNSTSGNFEVYAVVLEGTGKRDTSNKVVININNPNKLPVITITSPGSNTTYSYCSDIQLAAASTDEDGIVTKVEFSVNDQVIGTDLSAPYTITVRNLDPGSNTITATAYDNKGGESNSSISISVIETPVVTFDIQSGKDTFKSGSGITIQTTTLDSVYFLNTSDLNPLQVKAFEWSLSDGTTSEEKFLAHNFIQGGLYKAVLILTDINGCEISQEVQVLVKDTALQARESYWVPNALSPYETNPENKVIKVYGKLAPEDFSFTIYSRWGQVLYSTTNLAEAKNIGWDGDNAPMDTYTYVLKGKEDNGNKVEKSGTITLIR
- a CDS encoding PorP/SprF family type IX secretion system membrane protein gives rise to the protein MKFKLSISILFIATVLFTRISKAQDAQFSQFYPAALYLNPALSATYTGFSVSMNHRVQWKNIGTPYSTSQVSIINPFFRPGKTRSPYGAIGLTVNNDKTGDGILKTVGASVNGSYDLPLASLHHVLFGAQIGFIQKSVNYDQLQWGSQYSPEGIDPNAHLDVNLRNHTSMRPDLTGGIMYYFNPLRNYGRRGAYFSSFAGMSVYHFNRPKSGLYEASDERLPVLYKINAGLETKLKDRVYILPNTIIQLQERFRQINLGLSLHYYLLDEKFYYKPASKPLVPNEIRFGMWYRIKDSFIFTVSFGNNYYSMGLSYDLNSSSLTRNYRGTGAYELSLIVTPFKPKKRIFNIPKI